The Sphingomonas alpina genome has a segment encoding these proteins:
- the fliN gene encoding flagellar motor switch protein FliN, which translates to MNDMTGGVPVDASLAANFRLLQDVDVKLTVEIGSTQLTLRELLALGESSVIELDRQANELLDVLVNGTLIGRGEVVTVGDRFGVRMTELVSPEKRT; encoded by the coding sequence ATGAACGACATGACCGGTGGAGTCCCGGTCGACGCCTCGCTCGCCGCCAATTTCCGGCTGCTGCAGGATGTCGACGTCAAGCTGACCGTGGAGATCGGCTCGACCCAGCTGACCCTGCGCGAGTTGCTCGCGCTCGGCGAGTCGAGCGTCATCGAGCTCGATCGCCAGGCCAATGAGCTGCTCGATGTGCTGGTCAACGGCACGCTGATCGGCCGCGGCGAAGTGGTCACGGTCGGCGACCGCTTCGGCGTGCGCATGACCGAACTGGTTTCCCCCGAGAAGCGGACCTGA
- the fliR gene encoding flagellar biosynthetic protein FliR gives MSVLGFGLSIEPQLWALVFVMVRIGAAFIAAPVFGAVSVPVMVRVTLSGAIGFLVLATHQVVPPAQVFSAATILAIAAEALVGLAMGFVLQIAFAAPMLASEVIGISMGIGFANAIDPQNGRSSPALGQFFSIMLTLLFLSVNGHLVLVEMIVKSYDVMPVGAAWMGAEQLKGIAFFGGYTFLAGLLLALPVGFLLLCLNLVVGMLSRSAPALNLFAVGLPASLAVGVIALAMAFPAMGDYMLVIIREALAATQNLVLG, from the coding sequence ATGAGCGTGCTCGGTTTCGGCCTTTCGATCGAGCCGCAGCTCTGGGCTCTGGTCTTCGTCATGGTGCGGATCGGCGCGGCGTTCATCGCGGCACCGGTGTTCGGCGCGGTGTCCGTGCCGGTGATGGTGCGCGTGACCCTGTCGGGCGCGATCGGTTTCCTCGTCCTCGCGACGCATCAGGTGGTGCCGCCCGCGCAGGTCTTTTCCGCCGCAACGATCCTTGCCATCGCCGCCGAGGCGCTGGTCGGGCTGGCGATGGGGTTCGTACTGCAGATCGCCTTTGCCGCCCCGATGCTGGCAAGCGAAGTGATCGGCATTTCGATGGGCATCGGCTTCGCCAATGCGATCGACCCGCAGAACGGCCGGTCGAGCCCGGCGCTCGGCCAGTTCTTCTCGATCATGCTCACCTTGCTGTTCCTGTCGGTCAACGGGCACCTCGTGCTCGTCGAGATGATCGTCAAAAGCTATGATGTGATGCCGGTCGGCGCGGCATGGATGGGCGCCGAGCAATTGAAGGGCATCGCCTTTTTCGGCGGCTATACCTTCCTTGCCGGGCTGTTGCTCGCTTTGCCGGTCGGCTTCCTGCTGCTGTGCCTCAACCTCGTCGTCGGCATGCTGTCGCGCTCGGCGCCGGCGCTCAACCTGTTCGCGGTCGGCCTGCCCGCCAGCCTCGCGGTCGGCGTCATCGCGCTGGCGATGGCCTTCCCGGCGATGGGCGATTACATGCTCGTCATCATCCGCGAGGCGCTTGCCGCGACCCAGAACCTGGTGCTCGGCTGA
- the fliS gene encoding flagellar export chaperone FliS has product MYATILGRDPEATYRQIDIAGRTAEADGPALVQLLYEELIRALGAAAWAAENRQFSMKSEKVTRATAILFALEAGLDFEAGGTVATALAQLYGSARRTVVDASIGHDPAPFREIAASLTEIAQAWREARAA; this is encoded by the coding sequence ATGTACGCGACCATACTGGGTCGTGACCCGGAAGCCACCTATCGCCAGATCGACATAGCGGGACGCACGGCGGAGGCCGATGGGCCGGCGCTGGTGCAATTGCTCTATGAGGAGCTGATCCGCGCACTCGGCGCGGCGGCCTGGGCGGCGGAGAATCGCCAGTTCAGCATGAAGAGTGAAAAGGTCACCCGCGCCACCGCGATCCTGTTCGCGCTTGAGGCGGGGCTCGATTTCGAAGCCGGCGGTACCGTGGCGACCGCGCTCGCCCAGCTGTACGGCAGTGCCCGCCGCACCGTGGTCGACGCGAGTATCGGTCACGATCCGGCACCGTTCCGCGAGATCGCGGCCAGCCTGACCGAGATCGCGCAAGCCTGGCGCGAAGCGCGCGCGGCATGA
- a CDS encoding flagellar biosynthetic protein FliO — protein MWSYILKLVVLLPLVCGLMIGCLYLWRKLESRMPGQPANRMLKVQETMMISPGLRMAVLEFEGRKLLVSVGRGGVNLIDKIEPK, from the coding sequence ATGTGGTCCTATATTCTGAAGCTCGTCGTGCTGCTGCCACTCGTCTGCGGCCTGATGATCGGCTGCCTCTATCTGTGGCGCAAGCTTGAGTCGCGCATGCCGGGCCAGCCCGCCAACCGCATGCTCAAGGTGCAGGAGACGATGATGATCTCCCCCGGCCTGCGCATGGCGGTGCTCGAATTCGAGGGACGCAAGCTGCTCGTCTCGGTCGGTCGCGGCGGCGTCAACCTGATCGACAAGATCGAACCGAAATGA
- the fliL gene encoding flagellar basal body-associated protein FliL, translated as MSDPAEDVKAPKKKGGLMKKLMLGIGLLVLVGGGVGAGLYASNSGLFGGGAHAESAASGPKLVPKSEQKRGGGAAGEGEGGSGESHGKAPPKGSGGEKFASNYYAMEKEFTSNLQDSVHFVQVGIAISTPYDDTVIDNLKTNEIAVRSAILMTLGDTSEEQVFTVEGKTQLQRRLAKAINDTLKEKEGFGGVGNVYFTNFVVQ; from the coding sequence ATGAGCGACCCCGCAGAAGATGTGAAAGCGCCCAAGAAAAAGGGCGGACTGATGAAGAAGCTGATGCTCGGTATCGGCTTGCTCGTGCTGGTCGGCGGCGGAGTCGGCGCGGGGCTTTATGCCTCGAATTCGGGCCTGTTCGGCGGCGGCGCGCATGCCGAAAGCGCAGCGAGCGGCCCCAAGCTGGTCCCGAAGAGCGAACAGAAGCGCGGCGGCGGAGCGGCCGGTGAGGGTGAAGGCGGAAGCGGCGAAAGCCATGGCAAGGCGCCGCCCAAAGGTTCCGGCGGCGAGAAGTTCGCGTCCAATTATTATGCGATGGAAAAGGAGTTCACCTCCAACCTCCAGGACAGCGTCCATTTCGTCCAGGTCGGCATTGCCATCTCTACGCCCTATGACGACACGGTCATCGACAACCTGAAAACCAACGAGATTGCGGTGCGCTCCGCAATCCTGATGACGCTCGGCGATACGTCGGAGGAACAGGTCTTCACGGTCGAGGGCAAGACCCAATTGCAGCGCCGGCTGGCCAAGGCGATCAACGACACGCTGAAGGAAAAAGAAGGTTTTGGCGGCGTTGGTAACGTCTACTTTACCAATTTTGTTGTTCAGTGA
- a CDS encoding bifunctional precorrin-2 dehydrogenase/sirohydrochlorin ferrochelatase: protein MNWHSLPLFVRLAGRPVILLGEGEAADAKRRVLERAGAVIGGEESEAALAIVAIANEGDARAAVGRLRTRGILINAVDRPDWCDFTLPAIVDRDPVLVAIGTGGASAGLAAALRQRLEALLPANLGAVATALFAGRDAIRRRYPDQGDRRRALGGALAEGGALDPLLADQDAVAAWVAAGPGTSRPELVEIVLTSTDVDDLTLRQARALALADRIFHRADVPAAILDRARADAVRVECAAPPNDSGEGLSVDLTLG, encoded by the coding sequence ATGAATTGGCACAGCCTGCCGCTGTTCGTGCGGCTGGCAGGCCGGCCGGTGATCCTGCTTGGCGAAGGCGAGGCGGCGGACGCCAAGCGGCGCGTGCTCGAGCGCGCCGGTGCCGTGATCGGCGGCGAGGAGAGCGAGGCGGCACTGGCGATCGTCGCGATCGCCAACGAGGGCGATGCGCGGGCGGCGGTCGGGCGGCTCCGCACGCGTGGCATCCTGATCAATGCGGTCGACCGGCCCGACTGGTGCGATTTTACCCTGCCGGCGATCGTCGACCGCGATCCGGTGCTGGTCGCGATCGGAACCGGTGGGGCGTCGGCCGGGTTGGCGGCGGCGCTGCGTCAGCGGCTGGAGGCGCTGCTTCCAGCAAACCTGGGCGCGGTGGCGACGGCGCTGTTTGCAGGGCGTGATGCGATCCGGCGCAGATATCCCGATCAGGGCGACCGCCGCCGGGCCTTGGGCGGCGCGCTGGCTGAGGGCGGGGCGCTCGATCCGCTTCTGGCGGACCAGGATGCTGTCGCGGCATGGGTCGCGGCGGGACCCGGCACGAGCCGGCCAGAACTGGTCGAGATCGTGCTGACATCGACCGATGTCGATGATCTTACGCTGCGCCAGGCGCGGGCGCTGGCGCTTGCCGATCGCATTTTTCACCGTGCCGATGTGCCTGCGGCGATCCTCGATCGAGCGCGAGCGGACGCGGTGCGGGTCGAATGCGCCGCGCCACCGAACGATTCCGGTGAGGGGCTGTCGGTCGACCTGACGCTCGGCTAG
- a CDS encoding flagellar biosynthesis protein FlhB — translation MAEEFGDKTEAPTAKRKRDAVEQGDILRSREFATALVVLAGCGWLALFGPSLVAACKAVMTSSFQFGRGDVDDFEPFRPIMASGWKLAPSLISLFVITLGAAILSQLGLGSLNFNGKLLAPKAGRINPASGLKRIFGPQGWIELGKSLLKIILLGAIGSYMLWSSSKMMIGLVSSDIEAATSTLGGTLMGILFAMAAGLLIIAGIDVPIQLIRLLNKLRMTKQAVKDEHKESEGSPEAKGAIRQRQREMMRRGTRKAVAEAHVVLTNPTHFAVALRYDRDNDQVPVVVAKGRGAMALAIREIAADNKVPVLEYPAIARAVYYTSREGQEVRDDLYLAIATILAFVFGVNVAAGGSAPPVAVPPTARFDENGVKQD, via the coding sequence ATGGCTGAGGAGTTCGGCGACAAGACAGAAGCGCCAACCGCCAAGCGGAAACGCGATGCGGTCGAACAGGGCGACATTCTCCGCTCGCGCGAATTCGCGACGGCGTTGGTGGTGCTGGCCGGCTGTGGCTGGCTCGCCCTGTTCGGCCCCTCATTGGTCGCCGCGTGCAAGGCGGTGATGACCTCAAGCTTCCAGTTCGGACGTGGCGATGTCGACGATTTCGAACCGTTCCGCCCAATCATGGCATCGGGCTGGAAGCTCGCGCCGTCGCTGATCTCGCTGTTCGTCATCACGCTCGGCGCGGCGATCCTCAGCCAGCTCGGGCTCGGCTCGCTCAACTTCAACGGCAAGCTGCTCGCGCCCAAGGCGGGACGGATCAACCCGGCATCGGGGCTCAAGCGCATCTTCGGGCCGCAGGGCTGGATCGAGCTCGGCAAGTCCCTGCTCAAGATCATCCTGCTCGGCGCGATCGGCAGCTATATGCTGTGGTCGTCGTCGAAGATGATGATCGGGCTGGTTTCGTCCGATATCGAAGCCGCGACCAGCACGCTCGGCGGCACGCTGATGGGCATATTGTTCGCGATGGCGGCCGGGTTGCTGATCATTGCCGGCATCGACGTACCGATTCAGCTGATCCGCCTGCTCAACAAATTGCGCATGACCAAACAGGCGGTGAAGGACGAGCATAAGGAAAGCGAAGGATCACCCGAAGCGAAGGGCGCGATCCGCCAGCGCCAGCGCGAGATGATGCGGCGCGGCACACGCAAGGCCGTGGCCGAGGCACATGTCGTGCTGACCAACCCGACGCATTTCGCGGTCGCGCTGCGCTACGATCGCGACAACGACCAGGTGCCGGTGGTGGTCGCCAAGGGACGCGGCGCGATGGCGCTGGCGATCCGCGAGATCGCCGCCGACAACAAGGTGCCGGTGCTGGAATATCCCGCGATCGCACGCGCGGTCTATTACACCAGCCGCGAGGGGCAGGAGGTCCGCGACGACCTGTATCTCGCGATCGCGACGATCCTGGCCTTTGTGTTCGGCGTCAATGTCGCGGCCGGCGGCAGTGCGCCGCCCGTCGCGGTGCCGCCAACCGCGCGATTCGATGAAAACGGGGTCAAGCAGGACTAA
- the lysA gene encoding diaminopimelate decarboxylase: protein MDNFTPVDGALHAEGVSLSTIADAVGTPVYVYSTAAFQRHARAFRDGLTGAGVTRIHLAYAIKANPNLAVLRVLANEGYGADVVSGGEMMRALAGGVPAKDIVFSGVGKTREELTAALDAGIGQFNLELEEEGEVLAALAHARGIRAPATLRVNPDVDAGTHAKISTGRKENKFGVPIDQAVEMYGRLAELDGLALHGIAIHIGSQLLDLAPLETAYRRIGALIAELRKFGHFITRVDLGGGLGVIYKAGDVPPSAADYGAMVARVTRDWDVELMFEPGRLIAANAGVLLTKVIWVKPGVINPYVIVDAAMNDLARPALYDAWHDFVAVRPNGGRMTANIAGPVCESGDTFAMGREIDEVHSGDLAVFRGAGAYGATMASTYNSRALVPEVLVDGDRFAVVADRIQPETILAAERLPDWLKG from the coding sequence ATGGATAATTTTACGCCGGTCGACGGCGCGCTCCATGCCGAGGGCGTGTCGCTCTCGACCATCGCCGATGCTGTCGGCACACCGGTCTATGTCTATTCCACCGCCGCGTTTCAGCGCCATGCGCGCGCCTTTCGCGACGGGCTGACCGGCGCGGGCGTGACCCGGATCCATCTCGCCTATGCGATCAAGGCCAATCCCAATCTCGCGGTGCTGCGCGTGCTCGCCAATGAAGGCTATGGCGCCGACGTGGTCTCGGGCGGCGAGATGATGCGCGCGCTCGCGGGGGGCGTGCCGGCCAAGGATATCGTCTTCTCGGGCGTCGGCAAGACCCGCGAGGAGCTGACCGCCGCGCTCGATGCCGGAATCGGCCAGTTCAATCTCGAACTGGAGGAAGAAGGCGAAGTGCTCGCCGCGCTCGCCCATGCGCGCGGCATTCGCGCGCCGGCGACGCTGCGCGTCAATCCGGACGTCGATGCCGGCACGCACGCGAAGATCTCGACTGGACGCAAGGAGAACAAGTTCGGCGTGCCGATCGATCAGGCAGTCGAGATGTATGGGCGGCTTGCCGAGCTCGACGGGCTCGCGCTGCACGGCATTGCGATCCATATCGGCAGCCAGTTGCTCGACCTCGCGCCGCTCGAGACGGCCTATCGGCGGATCGGCGCACTGATCGCGGAACTGCGCAAGTTCGGCCATTTCATTACCCGCGTCGATCTCGGCGGCGGCCTCGGTGTAATCTACAAGGCGGGCGACGTGCCGCCGAGCGCGGCCGATTATGGCGCGATGGTCGCGCGGGTGACCAGGGACTGGGACGTCGAGCTGATGTTCGAGCCCGGCCGGCTGATCGCCGCCAATGCCGGTGTGCTGCTCACCAAGGTGATCTGGGTCAAGCCGGGGGTGATCAACCCCTATGTCATTGTTGATGCCGCAATGAATGATCTGGCCCGCCCCGCACTGTACGATGCCTGGCATGATTTCGTGGCGGTCCGGCCCAATGGGGGCCGCATGACCGCCAATATTGCCGGGCCGGTATGCGAGAGCGGTGACACCTTCGCGATGGGCCGGGAGATCGACGAGGTCCATTCCGGCGACCTTGCCGTGTTCCGCGGTGCCGGCGCTTATGGCGCGACGATGGCCAGCACCTATAACAGCCGCGCGCTGGTGCCCGAGGTGCTGGTCGATGGCGACCGTTTCGCGGTGGTCGCCGACCGCATCCAGCCCGAGACCATCCTGGCGGCTGAACGCCTGCCCGACTGGCTGAAGGGATGA
- a CDS encoding response regulator, translating to MELFEHPDMPSRPGPVRTILAVDDSRTNLGVIGRRLAHLGYLTALSDNGAEALDLIAARGFDLVLLDMVMPRMSGIAVLHEIRDNPETRDLPVIMLTGRSDPAAAVEALAAGADDHVAKPFAFEVLAARIERTLARARRINELKRSNAVLDARIAARAMELGEARSELAETRADRMRLIASIQALNDQVERLNLNG from the coding sequence ATGGAGCTTTTCGAACATCCGGACATGCCGTCACGGCCCGGGCCGGTGCGCACGATCCTGGCGGTCGACGACAGCCGCACCAATCTCGGTGTGATCGGCCGGCGGCTTGCCCATCTGGGCTATCTGACCGCGCTCAGCGACAATGGCGCGGAGGCGCTCGACCTGATCGCGGCGCGCGGGTTCGACCTGGTTCTGCTCGACATGGTCATGCCGCGCATGTCCGGGATCGCCGTGCTGCATGAGATTCGCGACAACCCGGAAACTCGCGACCTGCCGGTCATCATGTTGACCGGCCGCAGCGATCCCGCCGCGGCAGTCGAGGCGCTGGCCGCCGGTGCCGACGACCATGTGGCCAAGCCCTTCGCGTTCGAAGTCCTTGCCGCACGGATCGAGCGCACGCTTGCCCGGGCCCGGCGGATCAACGAGCTGAAGCGGTCCAACGCGGTACTCGATGCGCGCATTGCCGCGCGGGCGATGGAACTGGGCGAGGCGCGGTCCGAACTGGCCGAAACGCGCGCCGACCGGATGCGGCTGATCGCCTCGATCCAGGCGCTCAACGACCAGGTCGAGCGGCTGAACCTGAACGGCTAG
- the fliD gene encoding flagellar filament capping protein FliD translates to MATTSITSALGAGSGVDIKELVASLVDAQFANKTKQLTAKSDALTKQISGVSTLKSGISGFAGALAALAKGGTLATAPTSSNSGILKVSGLSGAKLAGLSASVEVRQLAAPQVATSPAIADPIASVGLGSFTLTFGKATVTDGAMTGFTAGAAAPITIPITAGNSGLSGIARSINAANAGVTATVLTDANGSRLSIKSATGEAKAFTLTANEDPAAPGLSSLNIGPGATGTTIGSVAKDAIVAVDGVALQRPSNSISDLIPGVKLDLVSAAIGTTVTLGTSAPTAALSQAVNDFVETFNQLGAAIKEQTDPVTGLLKSDSATATLARSMRQLTLTPLLTDAPNGVPATLAEIGVQTNRDGTLSVNAARLTEALTKWPDTVEAMFADGSGASGKGLSAALTSISNTAIDTKVGLGASTARYTKAQADLADDQSDLADAEDVMTKRLTQQYGAMDARVAAYKSTLTFLQQQVDAWNSSK, encoded by the coding sequence ATGGCCACCACATCGATCACTTCCGCGCTCGGCGCTGGTTCGGGCGTCGACATCAAGGAACTGGTGGCGTCGCTGGTCGATGCGCAGTTCGCCAACAAGACCAAGCAGCTGACCGCCAAATCCGACGCGCTGACCAAGCAGATTTCGGGCGTCTCGACGCTGAAGAGCGGCATTTCCGGTTTTGCCGGCGCGCTTGCCGCGCTGGCCAAGGGCGGCACGCTGGCAACCGCGCCGACCAGTTCGAACAGCGGCATTCTGAAGGTCAGCGGCCTGTCCGGTGCGAAGCTCGCCGGCTTGTCCGCCTCGGTCGAGGTGCGCCAGTTGGCCGCGCCGCAGGTCGCGACCAGCCCCGCCATAGCCGATCCGATCGCGTCGGTCGGCCTGGGCAGCTTCACCCTGACGTTCGGCAAGGCGACCGTCACCGATGGCGCGATGACCGGCTTCACCGCCGGCGCCGCCGCACCGATCACGATCCCGATCACCGCCGGCAATTCGGGCCTGAGCGGCATCGCGCGCTCGATCAACGCCGCCAATGCCGGCGTCACGGCGACCGTGCTGACCGACGCCAATGGCTCGCGGCTGAGCATCAAGAGCGCGACCGGCGAGGCCAAGGCCTTCACCCTGACCGCGAACGAAGATCCGGCGGCGCCCGGCCTGTCCTCGCTCAACATTGGCCCCGGCGCGACCGGCACGACGATCGGCTCAGTCGCCAAGGACGCGATCGTCGCAGTTGACGGCGTCGCGCTGCAGCGGCCGAGCAACAGCATCAGCGACCTGATCCCGGGCGTGAAGCTCGACCTGGTCAGCGCCGCGATCGGCACGACCGTGACCCTCGGCACCAGCGCGCCGACCGCCGCCCTGTCCCAGGCGGTCAATGACTTCGTCGAGACGTTCAATCAGCTCGGCGCAGCCATCAAGGAACAGACCGACCCGGTCACCGGCCTGCTGAAAAGCGATTCCGCGACCGCGACACTGGCGCGATCGATGCGCCAGTTGACCCTGACCCCATTGCTGACCGACGCGCCCAATGGCGTACCAGCGACGCTGGCCGAGATCGGCGTGCAGACCAATCGTGACGGCACATTGTCGGTCAATGCCGCGCGGCTGACCGAAGCGCTGACCAAATGGCCCGATACGGTCGAAGCAATGTTCGCCGATGGCAGCGGCGCGTCAGGAAAGGGCCTGTCGGCGGCGCTGACCAGCATTTCCAATACCGCGATCGACACCAAGGTCGGATTGGGCGCAAGCACGGCGCGCTACACCAAGGCGCAGGCCGACCTGGCCGACGATCAGAGCGATCTGGCCGACGCCGAAGACGTGATGACCAAGCGGCTGACCCAGCAATATGGCGCTATGGATGCGCGCGTTGCGGCCTATAAATCCACCCTCACCTTCCTGCAGCAGCAGGTCGATGCCTGGAACAGCAGCAAATAA
- a CDS encoding flagellar motor switch protein FliM, with amino-acid sequence MVNDASPNTTDRRERPRQQADHATLGVANINPFGDLHTLQHLSARLARSLRGVFEPLLRREVRVFAEPLVVQRFADYRAERPDGLTAWLPLAMTTAGAPATGNMLAVLDGRFVMELLDLFFGGTGAVHELPVEFTPAAEAMIGRLGTMLAAPLRTAWEPLARIDFVPAHVEANPALIQGLESDDPVVVTRFGIGSGNAKPVFLDLVYPVAALKPHTPSLTGKVHAKTAAPDPAWRTGLTRAVMGVKFPVRSVLAEPMVSLNLLMDLKPGDVIPISFGAEVPVMVGGDRLGFGTVGTSNGKAAIKLNSITRELEDFQ; translated from the coding sequence ATGGTTAACGACGCTTCACCAAATACGACGGATCGGCGGGAACGGCCCCGGCAGCAGGCGGATCACGCCACGCTCGGGGTCGCGAACATCAATCCGTTCGGCGACCTGCACACGCTGCAGCATCTGTCCGCGCGCCTCGCGCGGTCGCTGCGCGGCGTGTTCGAGCCGCTGCTGCGTCGTGAAGTGCGCGTCTTCGCCGAACCTCTGGTGGTGCAGCGCTTCGCCGATTACCGCGCCGAGCGTCCCGACGGACTGACCGCCTGGCTGCCGCTCGCCATGACGACCGCCGGTGCGCCGGCCACCGGCAATATGCTCGCCGTGCTCGACGGGCGATTCGTGATGGAACTGCTCGACCTGTTCTTCGGTGGCACCGGCGCCGTGCACGAGCTCCCGGTCGAATTCACACCCGCCGCCGAAGCGATGATCGGGCGGCTCGGCACCATGCTCGCCGCACCGCTCAGGACCGCCTGGGAACCGCTCGCGCGGATCGATTTCGTTCCGGCGCATGTCGAGGCGAACCCGGCGCTGATTCAAGGACTGGAAAGCGACGATCCCGTCGTCGTGACCCGGTTCGGCATCGGGTCGGGCAACGCCAAGCCGGTGTTCCTCGATCTGGTCTATCCGGTCGCCGCGCTGAAGCCGCATACGCCGTCGCTGACCGGCAAGGTGCACGCCAAGACGGCTGCCCCCGACCCCGCCTGGCGCACCGGCCTGACCCGCGCCGTGATGGGCGTGAAATTCCCGGTCCGCTCGGTCCTGGCCGAACCGATGGTCTCGCTCAACCTGCTGATGGACCTGAAGCCCGGCGACGTCATCCCGATCAGCTTCGGCGCGGAAGTGCCGGTGATGGTCGGCGGCGACCGGCTCGGCTTCGGCACCGTCGGCACGTCGAACGGCAAGGCCGCGATCAAGCTCAATTCGATCACCCGTGAACTCGAGGATTTCCAATGA
- the fliQ gene encoding flagellar biosynthesis protein FliQ, which translates to MDAQYFLTVANETMWVLALAAAPILIPALLAGLILGMIQAATSINEQTLSFVPKLIVVAISILVFGSMILGLLSDFTIGIFERIPDLVR; encoded by the coding sequence ATGGACGCGCAATATTTCCTCACCGTCGCGAACGAGACGATGTGGGTGCTGGCGCTCGCCGCGGCACCGATCCTGATCCCGGCTTTACTCGCGGGGCTGATTCTCGGCATGATCCAGGCGGCGACATCGATCAACGAGCAGACCTTGTCGTTCGTGCCCAAGCTGATCGTCGTCGCGATCTCGATCCTGGTGTTCGGCAGCATGATCCTCGGGCTGCTGAGCGATTTCACGATCGGCATCTTCGAGCGGATTCCCGATCTCGTGCGATGA
- the fliP gene encoding flagellar type III secretion system pore protein FliP (The bacterial flagellar biogenesis protein FliP forms a type III secretion system (T3SS)-type pore required for flagellar assembly.), whose product MSGPVIRRVRQDGPTLFRNAQPKGMGMGGKILLVMLGIVFALLIAHPAFAQVVPAVTPPATPGAGDAIDRALGDLGGGDAPMALSLQVLIIMGLLSILPGILLMMTSFTRIIIVLAILRQALGLQQTPPNQVLIGLSLFLSFFIMAPVINTMNTTAIQPYSEGKIGATEMIKTAGVPLHDFMVKQTRVKDITMFSGIAKTGPYAKPADIPFSVLLPSFVTSELKTAFQIGFLIFLPFIVIDLVVATVLMSLGMMMLSPTIISLPFKLLLFVLVDGWALTMGSLANSFVS is encoded by the coding sequence ATGAGCGGTCCCGTGATCCGCCGCGTCCGTCAGGATGGCCCGACGCTGTTCCGCAACGCGCAGCCGAAGGGCATGGGCATGGGCGGCAAGATCCTGCTGGTCATGCTCGGCATCGTCTTCGCGCTGCTCATCGCGCATCCGGCGTTCGCGCAGGTCGTGCCGGCCGTCACGCCGCCCGCCACTCCAGGGGCCGGCGACGCGATCGACCGCGCGCTCGGCGATCTCGGCGGCGGCGACGCGCCGATGGCGCTCAGCCTGCAAGTCCTCATCATCATGGGGCTGCTGTCGATCCTGCCCGGCATCCTGCTGATGATGACCAGCTTCACGCGGATCATCATCGTGCTCGCGATCCTGCGCCAGGCGCTCGGCCTGCAACAGACCCCGCCCAACCAGGTGCTGATCGGCCTGTCGCTGTTCCTTAGCTTCTTCATCATGGCGCCGGTGATCAACACCATGAACACCACCGCGATCCAGCCCTATTCCGAAGGCAAGATCGGCGCGACCGAGATGATCAAGACCGCCGGCGTCCCGCTGCACGACTTCATGGTCAAGCAGACGCGGGTGAAGGACATCACCATGTTCTCCGGCATCGCCAAGACCGGCCCCTATGCCAAACCCGCCGACATCCCTTTCTCGGTCCTGCTGCCGTCGTTCGTGACCAGCGAGTTGAAGACCGCGTTCCAGATCGGCTTCCTGATCTTCCTGCCCTTCATCGTCATCGACCTGGTCGTCGCGACCGTGCTGATGTCGCTCGGCATGATGATGCTGTCGCCGACGATCATCTCGCTGCCCTTCAAACTGCTGCTGTTCGTGCTCGTCGATGGATGGGCACTGACGATGGGATCGCTCGCCAACAGTTTCGTGAGTTAG